agaatcCAATTGTTCACTAATGTATGtgaaataaaataagttaaatcATCTTAGATGGCAATATATGTCCTCTTAATCTTGCTCCCCCAATTCAGTGCAGACACCCTTCCTATGAAAATATGTTTCCTTGATCTACCACTGTCAGAAATCAAGACTTATCTGCTGAATCATTTTCTACTTACAGAGGTAGATATGAGATTGTTCTGCCCATATTTCTTCAAGACCTTCACATGCTATTAGCATGTGGTACCTAATTCATGTATCATAACCTGGTGTCATAATTCACAACAATGTTAAATATCTACTATTACTGAAATTTGGTCTATCACATTTGGTAACATTATATTTCAAGTTAAATGGAGTTCAGTTCTTACAGAAAATTTTTATGGAATATCTTAGAACAATATCTTACAAATTGAAAGAAGGTGGTAGAAGTTCATGGTAATGGAATAGATAATCTCACCATTAACACTAGACCAAATACACTGTGAGGAAGctcaagcaaaaagaaaagtatgTTTATGGGAAATTATAAAAGAGTAAgtcaagaaaagaaaggaatcatAACCTTAAAAATACAAACGAATCACAGGCTGGAAGTGTGGTGGATCAATAATGTGGATCACCAACAAAGTGGATAGTGGATAGAAATCTAAACTATATGAAAGCACCTTTTAATATGTTAATTAAAGATACATTAGTTCAGCTTGCCTGCTGCTTTCAGGTCTGGACATATAGATTATGGCAAGTTTACATTTTGGACACTTTCTAAACTTTGATTATCTTGTCTTCTGAATTCTATTGGTTCAATAGAATGATATCAAGGGTATAAAATAAGATATAGGatattgcaaaggaaaaaaaatattgccttGAAAAGCAATTATCAAAAGAATTACAATTCatggacctcaggttaagaaccccagAATATTGACTTAGCTATTCATTCACTTGAAGAATAATGAAATTTACATCTTGAAAGCAAAtgcagtttattttctttctgaatactgtGATTTTTCAAATGAAGGCATATTTGGGAGAAATTTGTTAAGTGATGACAGCTATCATGATTTGTAAGAGCTATTATTAAAACAAGGTAAATTAGCAACAAATTTCTCCATCAAATATCAAAGAATATGTTGACCTATTCTCTAATGTTATTTTCAAGTCCTATTTTGTCTTGTTCTCTTCTGTTTAAGGAGAGAGCATATTAGGCTCATCCCAAGGGCATAGTGCAGAAGTGATGTACTTCTgtaccattattttattttacattgatCAAATGGCCTTGCATTGAACCATCCCTGTTATTCCACATTGTCTTGATAGTCAAGGTAGACATGCTTCAATTATTTATACATTAGTGGTGGAAATATAGCTTGATTATTACTCACTCTCATGTTATCTATAACAGCTAGATCATCAAGGAGTTTCCTGAACTTCTTCAAGAGGTTAAAACACAAAAATCTGTTCAAAGTTAATGCCCTGTATATGTGCTGTCTGGACACTTTACTCAtcaaagtcattaaaaaaaggaaaaagacaaagaaaaacttTTACATTTCATTTAAGAAGAGGAAACCAGAAAGCATTTTTGCAtatctgatttttgtttttgaaccATGTGATATTtcccaaatttaaaaattgtcCAAGGTGGTTTTTGTACTAATTTCTTTGCAATTTGCACTATTTGGACAATACTAAATTGTTTCTCTTCAAATCTTTAATTACAATCCATttctatataaaagaaatattacaaatatGAGTAAAACCTTATATGCATCAGTATTTAGAAAATAACATTATTTGGTCAGTAATATTTTCATAggataattatatgattataacgtgaaataatatttggaaagtactttaaaaaccatacatcactttttaaaatagaatataatattatttaatccAAAGCcccaatatttaaagaataatataaaatataccaGTTGAAAAAAGAGATTCTTATCTGATTCAGCTCATTAATGACAACACTAACCATTAAGTGAAGTTCATAGCAATTGACATGCtaatggttttaaaaataaatacttcctTAAAACAATTGTTTACTCCTTTCTCTTGCCAATTAATATATactcaaatttgtaaaaaaaatgagttatctATTCTTAGTAGCCCAGAGAAAACTTAAGAAACATTAAATTCCAAAGCAGCAAAAAAATCTCAACATTGAAAAAAGAtcataaattaattttgaaaataaagaataaatataattctcCACAGTTATTTTTGGTCCTAATCTTCCAACACAACACATAAGAAATAGCAATAATGATAAAAggtaatataatgaaatattaattaagTGAACCGAATTATACATGCTATTAATTTTGGTATCACAACAATTCTTAAGTAGCATATGGAAATAcaatcaaataacaaaaaaaaaagaattgccctCTGATACCCAAAATAATATTCTCTTTTGTCATCTTCAACCAGtatacacaactgaaaaatgactcaacaaaagcaacaatagcaacaacaagcAAGTAAATGgagaggaaacaaacaaaaatgtatgAGAAATTTATATACAAGATTAAAAATGTAGCAATTAAAAGAAGAACTGAAATTGAAACATCTTGAGAACAGTAGACTGTCAAAGACTGGATTTATTTGGAACTTAATGAAAACCAGGAAAAATAATAGAGAGAAATGAGGAGGTCTCCTAAATCTGGGTGCCAGCCAGAGAAAAAGCTTGAAGTTAAGAGATGGAACATCTTGTTGGTGACATCACCAGGCCAGTGTGActtgatcaaagaagagattaaggtAATTAAGATATAAGAATActagaaaatatatatgtacctgTGTCTGTAAACATAGATATAAgtaaatgttataaataaaaaccagtatttatataaatatatatatatataatcatacataCATTCATGGATATAGATTTTGAtcattaataacatttttatcattccttAAACAATCTTTATTATGTACCACTAAGTTATTTTcagatatatttatgtatatatgaaatatataaataatgtatgcaatgtatacatatatacatagatatacatatcacatattttaaagcaattttcattcatattctaaattttttattgtgAGTTTcgtataaaactataaaatagaatATCTTTAGCATTGCTTTTTGATCAATagcaattttatttcaaataatttattttttaataagaaatatcTTATTAAAACACAACTGCCTCATGGCATTTTTGACTTCTAAATTTCTAAAGGTATAGATAAAGGGATTTAAAAAAGGTgtaaaaatagtataaaatatttcTACCATTTTATCAAAGGAGAAAGTAGTGGGAGGCCTTGCATACTCAAATATGCATGGGACAAATAACATAAACACAACTGTGATGTGGGAGCTACAAGTGGAGAGGGCTTTCCTTCGTGCTTCTGTGCTGTATGTCCTCAAGGTGTACAGAATGACACCATAAGAGACAAgtaatagggaaaaaattaaaatacaaatgaacCCACTATTGGTTATCACCATAAATCCAAGGTCATGAGTATCAGTACAAGCCAGTTCCAATAAAGGGTTCAAGTCACACAAAAAGTGATTGATTACATTGGGACCACAGAATGGTAATGTTAAGATGAAGGACATTTGTATCATAGAGTGCAGGAATCCTCCTGCCCAGGCCAGACCTGCAAGTAAAAAACAAAGTTGTCTGCTCATAATGGTCACATAGTGCAAGGGTTTGCAGATGGCCACATATCGATCATATGCCATGACTGTAAGGACAATCATTTCTGCACCACCAAAAAAATGTATTGCAAAGACTTGAATCATGCAGCCTTCAAAGGAGATGACTTTCTTCTCATTAAACGAGCCTTCTATGACTTTGGGCACAATGGCTGATGAGAAACATGCGtccaagaaagacagaaaggcCAGGAAGAAGTACATGGGGGAAGCAAAGAGTGAAGGGCTGCTAATAATGGTAACCACAATAAACAGGTTTCCCATAAGAGTGGCAAGGTATAACAACAAAAATGCAATGAATAGGATTTTCTGAGCAGCTGGATTTTGTGTAAGTCCCAAGAAAATGAACTCAGTCACTTGACTTTGATTTTCCATGATTTTGACATGGAGGTGATTCTCTTATTGACTATGTGTGATCTGCATTCAAGGAACCTTTTCAGTGTAGATTGCAATATCAGGAAAATAAACTGATATTTAAATCCTTTCTTCTCCAAGATCTTTCACAATGTTTTCTTAGATTTCAGTTCCATATATATGCCAGTACAAATTGTTTACAAATTGATTTGATATGATGGCACTTCTGGCAAAATGGTTTAGAGAATGCAGACACCTGGTTCTTCCTCTgaacaagcattaattaattcACATAACACATTCTAGAATAACAGAACCCTCTAGAAATACAGCAGCATATATATCAAggtctggggggaggggagtagggGGTGGATGGAGGCATACCCAGGGCAGAGAATAGAGACCCAGTAAAGCAGCAGCAATCGCATAGGGAGTAGAGAGGTAACATCCCCAAATCAGAGGATGCAGAGAGCATCTGATGTTCTTACCATTGGTCTACTGAGTAACTCCCTGGAATTCCAAATCTATGACCACAGTTCAGTGAACAAGTACTGGAAGTACGTGATTAAGGCCCTGCCACAACACAGGACCCTTGAGATAGGTACCATatcccaaaatgaataaaaaagtcagagaaaagcaggGTCTACTGAATGtaaccttggagataaggataccagctcagaaaaggaggacagaaggggAGTTATATGTGGTTTCGGGTGTGGATATGAATTGGTTtacaacacagaaagacttcttagaagagtccagaaataatttttaaaatcaaatgttaTAATTGGgtaaaatgcaagagaaatttacTATCTTGCAGCAGAAATAACAGACGAAAGCAAAtcctttaaaatacaattggacaaatgcaaaaagaaaataactccttcaaaaatgtAACTGGGTAAATGGAAATAGATAACAGcacctttaaaaaatcaaattgatcaaatagaaacagagatacaaaaacaaaatggagaaaacaccttccagaaaaataaatatagaacagtaaaagctaatgacttcatgagatatcGAGAAtctgctaatttaaaaaaaatgaataaaaatgtaatatactTCACTGGTAAAATAACTGACCAGTAAAACAGGTCAAAGAGAGAcaatataagaataaaaagaacaatctaaaagtcataatcaaaaaaagaacctggacttCTTTC
The Macrotis lagotis isolate mMagLag1 chromosome 3, bilby.v1.9.chrom.fasta, whole genome shotgun sequence genome window above contains:
- the LOC141517032 gene encoding olfactory receptor 4C15-like translates to MENQSQVTEFIFLGLTQNPAAQKILFIAFLLLYLATLMGNLFIVVTIISSPSLFASPMYFFLAFLSFLDACFSSAIVPKVIEGSFNEKKVISFEGCMIQVFAIHFFGGAEMIVLTVMAYDRYVAICKPLHYVTIMSRQLCFLLAGLAWAGGFLHSMIQMSFILTLPFCGPNVINHFLCDLNPLLELACTDTHDLGFMVITNSGFICILIFSLLLVSYGVILYTLRTYSTEARRKALSTCSSHITVVFMLFVPCIFEYARPPTTFSFDKMVEIFYTIFTPFLNPFIYTFRNLEVKNAMRQLCFNKIFLIKK